A region from the Terriglobia bacterium genome encodes:
- a CDS encoding efflux RND transporter periplasmic adaptor subunit, translated as MNQGFRRHASSGSQAGAGRLLTVAIAALLLLAVAGAFRLLQRRSEFRALAKETETLAIPTVAVTHATAQAGQEDLVLPGNLQAYVESPIYARTNGYLQRWYHDIGSRVKQGARLADIETPEIDQELSQARAARQEIAANLELAKSSAERWAGLRKSDSVSQQEADERASHYTQIQASLAAADANVRRLQDMESFGHIDAPFSGVITRRNVDVGTLINAGNTGTRQELFYLAQIDPIRVYLSVPEVEAASIRTGLAAWLELAQFPGQRFEGRVVRTANAIDQASRTLLTEVDVPNHQGQLLPGGYAQVHLQVRAASTRLQVPVNALLFRSEGLRAVTVDAQHRVHLRPLVIGRDYGTSLEILQGLSKDDWIVLNPPDSLEDGQEVRTRELPQQPAPAGARR; from the coding sequence ATGAATCAGGGTTTTCGCAGACATGCTTCTTCCGGGAGTCAGGCCGGCGCCGGACGCCTGCTCACCGTGGCTATCGCCGCGCTGCTCCTGCTCGCCGTTGCCGGCGCCTTCCGCCTGTTGCAGCGCCGCTCGGAATTCCGGGCCCTGGCCAAAGAAACGGAAACCCTGGCCATCCCCACCGTCGCCGTCACCCACGCCACGGCGCAAGCCGGACAGGAAGACCTCGTTCTTCCCGGCAACCTGCAGGCTTACGTCGAGTCGCCCATCTATGCCCGCACCAACGGCTACCTCCAGCGCTGGTACCACGACATCGGCAGCCGGGTGAAGCAGGGCGCGCGCCTCGCCGATATCGAAACCCCGGAAATCGATCAGGAGCTCTCGCAGGCCCGCGCCGCGCGCCAGGAGATCGCCGCCAACCTCGAGCTCGCCAAGTCCTCCGCCGAGCGCTGGGCCGGCTTGCGCAAATCCGACTCCGTCTCCCAGCAGGAAGCTGACGAGCGCGCCAGCCACTACACCCAGATACAGGCCAGCCTCGCCGCCGCAGACGCCAACGTCCGCCGCCTACAGGATATGGAGTCCTTCGGGCACATCGACGCTCCTTTCAGCGGGGTGATCACCCGCCGCAACGTCGACGTGGGCACGCTGATCAACGCCGGCAACACCGGCACGCGCCAGGAGCTCTTCTACCTCGCGCAGATCGATCCCATCCGCGTCTACCTTTCCGTTCCGGAGGTGGAAGCCGCCTCCATTCGCACCGGGCTCGCCGCCTGGCTGGAGCTCGCGCAGTTTCCCGGGCAGCGCTTCGAAGGCCGCGTCGTGCGCACCGCCAACGCCATCGACCAGGCATCCCGCACCCTGCTCACCGAAGTGGACGTTCCCAACCACCAGGGCCAGCTGCTCCCCGGCGGCTACGCTCAGGTCCACCTGCAGGTGCGCGCCGCCAGCACCCGCCTGCAAGTTCCCGTTAACGCCCTGCTCTTCCGCTCCGAGGGCCTCCGCGCCGTCACCGTCGACGCCCAGCATCGCGTCCATCTCCGCCCGCTCGTCATCGGCCGCGACTACGGCACCTCCCTCGAAATCCTGCAGGGCCTTTCCAAGGACGACTGGATCGTCCTCAATCCTCCGGACTCGCTCGAAGACGGCCAGGAAGTGCGCACCAGGGAACTCCCACAACAGCCCGCACCCGCCGGAGCGCGCCGGTGA
- a CDS encoding efflux RND transporter permease subunit, protein MWIVRIALSRPYTFLVLALVILLLAPVALQRTPTDIFPDINIPVISVVWTYTGLAPQEMEQRITNMSERATTVLVSDVEHIESQSLPGTSVIKIFFQPGANISTAMAQTTAISQSILKFLPPGATPPLVIIYSASTVPVLQIGMTSDTMSEQQLFDYGNNFIRTQLATVQGAAMPFPYGGKQRLISVDIDPAALQAKGLSPVDVVNAVSAQNLILPSGTAKIGPLEYSVEMNGSPQTIAEMNDLPIRTVNGATIYMRDVAHIRDGFSPQTNIVRVNGQRGVLMSIYKTGSASTLDIVARVNALLRQTSKSFPEGLHIAQLFDQSLFVRAAVQGVLNEAIIAACLTAIMILLFLGSWRSTLIIAISIPLSILSSVLALSALGQTINIMTLGGLALAVGILVDDATVTIESIERHSAMGKELIESILAGAEEIATPAFVSTLCICIVFVPMFLLTGVAKFLFVPLAEAVIFAMLASYILSRTLVPTLVMYLLRHEGHDEPGRRPGLFRRYQQGFERRFHSFREGYRRSLESALHHAPLVALIFILFCGASAGIGLGLGRDFFPGVDAGLIRLHVRTRTGLRIEETARLCDEVESVIRENIPRRDLVTVLDNIGLPYSGINLVYSSSGTIGTEDAEILLQLQKEHGRPTREYVQQLRQILPRKFPGVQFFFQPADIVAQILNFGTPAPIDVEIVGMDEAGNYAAAQKLANQMRHIPGAVDIHVQQAFDEPALRMEFDRSRLQSVGLNARDVAQNVLVSLSSSFQTAPTFWVDPKNGVSYNVAVQTPQYRMDSFQALQNTPVRAASAPSQILGNLVRTSAVARPAAISHYNVQPMINVYAAVDGRDLGGVSGEVTRLVQGAEKDLPRGSGIAIRGQVQTMQTSFAGLGLGLLGAIILIYLLIVVNFQSWLDPFIIITALPGALAGILWMLLLTQTTLNVPSLTGAIMCMGVATANSILLVSFAREQMRLGRSAFDAALEAGFVRIRPVLMTALAMIIGMVPMAVGLGEGGEQNAPLGRAVIGGLIFATVATLFFVPCVFSIIHGRREKRNRPGAPSAAPAGV, encoded by the coding sequence ATGTGGATCGTTCGCATCGCTCTATCCCGCCCCTACACGTTCCTCGTGCTGGCGCTGGTCATCCTGCTGCTCGCGCCGGTGGCCCTCCAGCGCACCCCCACCGACATTTTCCCCGACATCAACATCCCCGTCATCAGCGTCGTCTGGACCTACACCGGCCTCGCTCCTCAGGAGATGGAGCAGCGCATCACCAACATGTCGGAGCGCGCCACCACCGTTCTGGTCAGCGATGTCGAGCACATCGAATCGCAATCCTTGCCAGGAACCTCCGTCATCAAGATCTTTTTTCAGCCCGGCGCCAACATTTCGACCGCCATGGCCCAGACGACGGCCATCTCCCAATCCATCCTGAAGTTTCTGCCCCCGGGCGCGACCCCCCCGTTGGTCATCATTTATTCCGCTTCCACCGTCCCGGTCCTGCAGATCGGCATGACCAGCGACACCATGAGCGAGCAGCAGCTCTTTGATTACGGCAACAACTTTATCCGCACCCAGCTCGCCACCGTCCAGGGCGCCGCCATGCCCTTTCCTTACGGAGGCAAGCAGCGCCTCATCTCCGTGGACATCGATCCCGCCGCCCTCCAGGCCAAGGGCCTCTCCCCTGTGGACGTCGTCAACGCCGTCAGCGCACAGAACCTTATCCTGCCCTCCGGCACCGCCAAGATCGGCCCTCTCGAATACTCCGTGGAGATGAACGGCAGCCCGCAAACCATCGCCGAAATGAACGACCTGCCGATCCGCACCGTGAACGGCGCCACCATCTACATGCGCGACGTCGCGCACATCCGCGATGGTTTTTCCCCGCAAACCAACATCGTCCGCGTTAACGGGCAGCGCGGCGTGCTCATGAGCATCTACAAGACGGGCAGCGCCTCCACTCTGGACATCGTCGCCCGCGTCAACGCCCTCCTGCGGCAGACCTCCAAATCCTTCCCCGAGGGCCTGCACATCGCCCAGCTTTTCGACCAGTCCCTTTTCGTGCGCGCCGCCGTTCAGGGCGTGCTCAACGAAGCCATCATCGCCGCCTGCCTCACCGCGATCATGATCCTGCTCTTTCTCGGCAGCTGGCGCAGTACGCTCATCATCGCCATCTCCATTCCCCTGTCCATCCTCAGCTCCGTCCTGGCCCTCAGCGCCCTCGGCCAGACCATCAACATCATGACCCTCGGCGGCCTGGCCCTCGCCGTCGGCATTCTCGTCGACGACGCCACCGTCACCATCGAAAGCATTGAGCGCCACAGCGCCATGGGCAAGGAACTGATCGAGTCCATTCTCGCCGGGGCCGAAGAGATCGCCACTCCCGCTTTCGTCTCCACCCTGTGCATCTGCATCGTCTTCGTGCCCATGTTTCTTCTCACCGGAGTGGCCAAATTTCTCTTCGTGCCCCTGGCCGAAGCCGTCATCTTCGCCATGCTGGCTTCGTATATCCTCTCCCGCACCCTCGTGCCCACTCTGGTCATGTACCTGCTCCGCCACGAGGGGCACGACGAACCCGGCCGCCGCCCCGGCCTCTTTCGCCGCTACCAGCAGGGCTTCGAGCGCCGCTTCCACTCCTTCCGCGAGGGTTACCGCCGCTCCCTGGAGTCCGCGCTGCATCACGCGCCTCTTGTCGCCCTCATTTTTATCCTTTTTTGCGGCGCCTCCGCGGGCATCGGCCTGGGCCTCGGCCGCGACTTCTTTCCCGGCGTGGACGCCGGCCTGATTCGCCTGCACGTCCGCACCCGCACCGGCCTGCGCATCGAGGAAACCGCGCGTCTCTGCGATGAAGTCGAATCCGTCATCCGCGAGAACATCCCCAGGCGCGATCTGGTTACCGTCCTCGACAACATCGGCCTCCCCTATAGCGGCATCAATCTGGTCTACAGCAGCAGCGGCACCATCGGCACCGAAGACGCCGAAATCCTCCTGCAGCTCCAAAAGGAACACGGCCGCCCCACCCGCGAATACGTCCAGCAGTTGCGCCAGATCCTGCCCCGGAAATTTCCCGGGGTTCAATTTTTCTTTCAGCCCGCGGATATCGTCGCGCAGATCCTCAATTTCGGCACCCCTGCTCCCATCGACGTGGAGATCGTGGGCATGGACGAGGCCGGCAATTATGCCGCCGCCCAGAAACTTGCCAACCAGATGCGCCACATCCCCGGCGCCGTGGATATCCACGTCCAGCAGGCCTTCGATGAGCCCGCCCTGCGCATGGAGTTCGACCGCTCGCGCCTGCAGTCCGTGGGCCTCAACGCCCGCGATGTCGCCCAGAACGTCCTGGTCTCCCTCAGCTCCAGTTTTCAGACCGCCCCGACCTTCTGGGTGGACCCCAAGAACGGCGTCAGCTACAACGTCGCCGTGCAGACTCCGCAGTACCGCATGGACTCCTTCCAGGCCCTGCAGAACACTCCCGTCCGCGCCGCCAGCGCGCCCAGCCAGATTCTCGGCAATCTCGTCCGCACCAGCGCTGTGGCCCGCCCCGCGGCCATCTCTCACTACAACGTGCAGCCCATGATCAACGTGTACGCCGCGGTGGACGGCCGCGACCTCGGCGGCGTCTCCGGCGAAGTCACCCGCCTGGTGCAGGGCGCGGAAAAGGATCTCCCGCGGGGCAGCGGCATCGCCATCCGCGGCCAGGTGCAGACCATGCAGACCTCTTTCGCCGGCCTCGGCCTCGGCCTGCTCGGCGCCATCATCCTCATCTACCTGCTCATCGTCGTGAATTTCCAGTCCTGGCTCGATCCCTTCATCATCATCACCGCGCTGCCCGGCGCGCTCGCCGGCATCCTGTGGATGCTCCTTCTCACCCAGACCACGCTCAATGTGCCCTCGCTCACCGGGGCCATCATGTGCATGGGCGTGGCCACCGCCAATAGCATCCTCCTCGTCTCCTTCGCGCGCGAGCAGATGCGCCTCGGGCGCAGCGCCTTCGACGCCGCCCTGGAAGCGGGTTTCGTCCGCATCCGCCCCGTGCTCATGACCGCTCTGGCCATGATCATCGGCATGGTACCCATGGCCGTAGGCCTCGGCGAAGGCGGCGAACAGAACGCGCCGCTGGGCCGCGCGGTTATCGGCGGCCTGATCTTTGCCACCGTCGCCACGCTCTTCTTCGTGCCTTGCGTCTTCAGTATCATTCATGGGCGGCGCGAAAAGAGAAACCGGCCCGGCGCGCCATCTGCGGCACCGGCGGGGGTCTGA
- a CDS encoding AsmA family protein has protein sequence MSTNRIRTLAIVLGVLVVLLLLLPSLIPVNQFRSTVEEKLSAALDRKVHVGNLSLSLWSGALAAEELSIADDAKFSAAPFLTAKALKVKVEVMALIFSRALHITGLTIEKPEVTLLRDAAGRWNFSSLGGAPAKSEPRRAAQAPAQSSDAAAELLVQKMELKDGRLLIGTMGSAKRASYDNVNAEASDVSMSAAFPAKVTASLPGGGSFKLEGRVGPLNPNDASLSPVDAKISIDGLDLASTGVIDAAAGLGGILDLDATLTSQKGEVQTKGTMKLKKLLLVAGGSPSTVPVTLDFSTKSDMQRNTGVLNPSAIKVGNAAARIAGTYETRGEATVVNLKFAGQDMPARDLQGFLPALGINLPKGASLSSGMLSGDLNIQGPTNRLITSGTLGLANARVSGFDLGSKLAVISALAGVKTGSDLDIEKLTTKIRMAPDGLRAENFNAVIPALGTLVGAGTVDAKNNLDFKMLATLTGGPAAAGTTGGAGAAPAGGAATTGGGGVAGMLGALLGPAKGGQARRIPFLIQGTASDPKFVPDVQGLATEMLKSQFSGSGAQKDTQQPDSGPLGGLGELFKKKKP, from the coding sequence ATGAGCACCAATCGCATTCGTACCCTCGCCATCGTTCTGGGTGTCTTGGTTGTACTACTGCTGCTGCTGCCTTCCCTCATCCCCGTGAATCAATTTCGTTCCACCGTCGAGGAGAAACTTTCCGCCGCGCTGGACCGCAAGGTGCATGTCGGGAATCTAAGTCTTTCGCTCTGGTCCGGCGCCCTGGCGGCCGAGGAGCTGTCTATCGCGGACGATGCGAAGTTCAGCGCCGCGCCGTTTTTGACGGCCAAGGCCCTCAAGGTCAAGGTCGAGGTCATGGCGCTGATTTTCTCGCGTGCGCTGCACATCACCGGTCTGACGATCGAGAAGCCCGAAGTGACGCTGCTGCGCGACGCGGCCGGGCGCTGGAATTTCTCGTCGCTGGGCGGGGCGCCGGCAAAGTCCGAGCCGCGGCGGGCGGCGCAAGCGCCGGCGCAGTCGTCGGATGCCGCCGCGGAACTTCTGGTGCAGAAAATGGAGTTGAAGGACGGGCGGCTGCTGATCGGGACCATGGGGTCGGCGAAGCGCGCCAGCTATGACAATGTGAACGCGGAAGCCTCGGATGTGTCCATGAGCGCGGCGTTTCCGGCGAAGGTGACGGCGAGCCTGCCGGGCGGGGGGAGCTTCAAGCTGGAGGGGCGTGTGGGCCCGCTGAACCCGAACGACGCCTCGCTTTCCCCGGTGGACGCGAAGATTTCCATCGACGGGCTGGACCTGGCTTCGACCGGGGTGATTGATGCCGCGGCGGGGCTTGGCGGAATCCTGGACCTGGATGCCACGCTCACCTCGCAGAAAGGCGAAGTGCAGACCAAAGGCACGATGAAGCTGAAGAAGCTGCTGCTAGTGGCGGGCGGGTCTCCGTCCACGGTTCCCGTTACGCTGGATTTTTCCACGAAATCGGATATGCAGAGAAATACGGGGGTGCTGAACCCCTCGGCGATCAAGGTGGGCAACGCGGCCGCGCGCATCGCAGGAACCTACGAGACGCGCGGAGAAGCCACGGTCGTGAATCTCAAGTTCGCCGGCCAGGACATGCCGGCGCGCGACCTGCAGGGCTTTCTCCCGGCGCTGGGCATCAACCTGCCCAAGGGGGCGTCGCTCTCATCGGGCATGCTCAGCGGGGATCTGAACATTCAGGGGCCGACGAACCGCCTGATCACCTCGGGGACCCTGGGGCTGGCGAATGCCCGGGTGAGCGGGTTCGATCTGGGTTCGAAGCTCGCCGTGATTTCCGCGCTGGCCGGCGTGAAGACGGGATCGGACCTGGACATCGAGAAGCTGACCACGAAAATCCGCATGGCCCCGGACGGGCTGCGCGCCGAGAATTTCAATGCGGTCATCCCCGCGCTGGGCACGCTGGTGGGCGCGGGGACGGTAGACGCGAAGAACAACCTGGACTTCAAAATGCTGGCGACGCTGACGGGCGGGCCGGCAGCCGCTGGTACAACGGGAGGTGCGGGCGCGGCGCCCGCGGGAGGAGCAGCTACGACTGGCGGGGGAGGAGTGGCCGGGATGCTCGGCGCGCTGCTCGGCCCGGCCAAGGGCGGACAGGCGCGGCGCATTCCGTTCCTGATTCAGGGCACGGCCTCCGATCCCAAATTTGTTCCCGATGTGCAGGGGCTGGCCACGGAAATGCTGAAGTCGCAGTTCAGCGGAAGCGGGGCGCAGAAGGACACCCAGCAGCCGGACAGCGGTCCCCTGGGCGGGCTGGGGGAACTGTTTAAGAAGAAAAAGCCGTGA
- a CDS encoding acetyl-CoA C-acyltransferase: MAEAVIVSSIRTPVGRAFKGALRATRPDDLAAEAIKAALARVPGLDAKEIEDVILGCAMPEAEQGMNVARIASLRAGLPVECSAMTINRFCSSGLQAIAIAAERIRCGAAEVILAGGTESMSLVPMGGNKISPNPWLVDNNPDSYISMGLGTEHVARKYGITREAADKFSYASHQKALAAIAAGKFKDETVPVEVRITAWPSGNGAGKGKGAAKAATQTFVFDTDDGPRADTSMEALAKLKAAFHVQGTVTAGNSSQMSDGAAAAVVMSEARAKALGLKPLARFVSFATAGCPPEEFGVGPVYAIPKALKLAGLKLDDIAVIELNEAFAAQSLAVIQQAGLDPARVNPNGGAIALGHPLGCTGAKLTASIIRELQRRNARYGLVTMCIGGGMGAAGILERVS, from the coding sequence ATGGCTGAAGCCGTGATTGTTTCCTCGATACGCACGCCGGTGGGCAGGGCGTTCAAGGGCGCGCTGCGCGCGACGCGCCCGGACGATCTTGCCGCGGAAGCCATCAAGGCGGCCCTGGCGCGGGTGCCGGGGCTGGATGCCAAGGAGATCGAGGACGTCATCCTGGGCTGCGCCATGCCCGAGGCCGAGCAGGGGATGAACGTGGCGCGCATCGCTTCGCTGCGCGCGGGCTTGCCTGTCGAGTGTTCGGCGATGACCATCAACCGCTTCTGCTCGTCGGGGCTGCAGGCCATCGCCATCGCGGCGGAACGCATCCGCTGCGGCGCGGCGGAGGTGATCCTCGCGGGCGGCACGGAGTCCATGAGCCTGGTGCCCATGGGCGGGAACAAGATTTCCCCGAATCCCTGGCTGGTGGACAATAATCCGGATTCTTACATCAGCATGGGCCTGGGCACGGAGCATGTCGCCCGGAAGTACGGGATTACGCGCGAGGCGGCGGACAAGTTTTCCTACGCGAGCCACCAGAAGGCCCTGGCCGCGATTGCCGCCGGGAAGTTCAAGGACGAGACCGTGCCCGTGGAAGTGAGGATCACGGCGTGGCCCAGCGGCAACGGCGCCGGAAAAGGGAAGGGCGCGGCCAAGGCGGCGACGCAGACCTTTGTGTTTGACACCGACGACGGCCCGCGCGCGGATACTTCCATGGAAGCGCTGGCCAAGCTGAAGGCCGCGTTTCACGTGCAGGGCACGGTGACAGCAGGGAACAGCTCGCAGATGAGCGACGGTGCGGCGGCGGCGGTGGTGATGAGCGAGGCGCGCGCCAAGGCGCTGGGGCTGAAGCCGCTGGCGCGCTTTGTGTCGTTCGCCACGGCAGGGTGCCCGCCGGAGGAGTTCGGCGTCGGGCCGGTCTATGCGATCCCCAAGGCGCTGAAGCTGGCGGGGCTGAAGCTGGACGACATCGCGGTGATCGAGCTGAACGAAGCCTTCGCGGCGCAGTCGCTGGCGGTGATCCAACAGGCGGGGCTCGATCCGGCGCGGGTCAATCCCAACGGCGGCGCGATCGCTTTGGGCCATCCGCTCGGCTGCACCGGAGCGAAGCTGACGGCTTCGATCATCCGCGAGTTGCAGAGGCGCAATGCGCGCTACGGTCTGGTGACCATGTGCATCGGCGGCGGCATGGGCGCCGCGGGCATCCTCGAGCGGGTGTCGTAG
- a CDS encoding acyl-CoA dehydrogenase family protein, translating into MATPTLTKPAAKGGSFLLEAARPEDVFTPADFTDDQKLIGQTAEEFVTKEVLPRAKELEEKKPGLMVEMMKKAGELGLLGGGVPEAYGGGGLDKVATTLLTEKISVYGGFATTFGAQTGIGTLPIVYFGTEEQKKKYLPKIASGEWISAYCLSEPQAGSDAQNLLTRAELSPDGKNWILNGQKMWITNGGFADVYIIFAKVNGEKLSAFIVERTFPGCKPGNEEHKMGIHGSSTTPVFLENCQVPKENLLYEIGRGHIVAFNILNSGRFTLGVSCVGGAKLVIANASKYTKERKAFGKSIGEFGLMKEKLAEMAIRIYAMDSVVYRIAGIIEAAMAAAEGSGDKTQQMMKVLEEYALECSIAKIAGSEMLDYVVDEGVQIFGGYGFHEDYSVCRAYRDSRVNRIFEGTNEINRMLIIQMLMKRAMGGQLPLIPAAMKLADEILAGPSMEEAPEGVLAEEARVVANAKKMFLQGAGGAVQKYREKLADEQELIAALANIVMEIYAMESSLLRAQKAAAARGESAAQAMIAAARVFIADAAERVEHEARRALAAVHEGDMLTTQMAVLKRFAKRPAVDTIALRRVVAAAVQAQDRYPFEGK; encoded by the coding sequence ATGGCCACACCTACTCTGACGAAACCCGCAGCCAAAGGGGGGAGTTTCCTGCTGGAGGCGGCGCGGCCCGAAGACGTATTCACGCCGGCGGATTTCACGGACGATCAGAAGCTGATCGGGCAGACGGCTGAGGAGTTTGTGACCAAGGAAGTGCTGCCGCGGGCGAAGGAGCTGGAAGAGAAGAAGCCCGGCCTGATGGTCGAGATGATGAAGAAGGCGGGCGAACTGGGCCTGCTGGGCGGGGGCGTGCCGGAGGCTTACGGCGGCGGAGGGCTGGACAAGGTGGCCACGACGCTGCTGACGGAAAAGATTTCGGTGTATGGCGGATTTGCGACCACGTTTGGCGCGCAGACCGGCATCGGCACGCTGCCCATCGTCTATTTCGGAACGGAAGAGCAGAAGAAAAAGTACTTGCCGAAGATCGCCAGCGGGGAATGGATTTCGGCCTATTGCCTGTCCGAGCCGCAGGCCGGCTCCGACGCGCAGAACCTGCTGACGCGCGCGGAGCTTTCCCCGGACGGGAAGAACTGGATCCTGAACGGGCAGAAGATGTGGATCACCAACGGCGGCTTCGCCGATGTGTACATCATTTTTGCCAAGGTAAACGGCGAGAAGCTTTCGGCGTTCATCGTCGAGCGCACTTTCCCCGGCTGCAAGCCCGGCAACGAAGAGCACAAGATGGGCATTCACGGCAGCTCGACGACGCCGGTGTTCCTGGAAAACTGCCAGGTGCCCAAGGAAAACCTGCTCTATGAGATCGGGCGCGGGCACATCGTGGCCTTCAATATTCTGAATTCGGGGCGCTTCACGCTGGGCGTGTCCTGCGTGGGCGGGGCCAAGCTGGTCATTGCGAACGCATCGAAGTACACCAAGGAGCGCAAGGCCTTCGGCAAATCCATCGGCGAATTCGGGCTGATGAAGGAGAAACTGGCGGAGATGGCTATCCGCATCTACGCGATGGATTCCGTGGTTTACCGCATCGCGGGGATCATCGAAGCGGCCATGGCGGCGGCCGAGGGCAGCGGCGACAAGACCCAGCAGATGATGAAGGTGCTGGAGGAGTACGCGCTGGAATGCTCGATCGCCAAGATCGCCGGCAGCGAGATGCTGGATTACGTGGTGGACGAGGGCGTGCAGATTTTCGGCGGCTACGGCTTTCATGAAGATTATTCCGTGTGCCGGGCCTATCGCGACAGCCGCGTCAACCGTATTTTCGAGGGCACCAACGAGATCAACCGCATGCTCATCATCCAGATGCTGATGAAGCGCGCCATGGGCGGGCAACTGCCGCTGATCCCCGCGGCCATGAAGCTGGCGGACGAGATTCTGGCCGGACCGTCGATGGAAGAGGCGCCGGAGGGCGTACTGGCCGAGGAGGCGCGCGTCGTCGCCAATGCCAAGAAGATGTTCCTACAGGGGGCGGGCGGGGCAGTGCAGAAGTACCGGGAGAAGCTGGCCGACGAGCAGGAGCTGATTGCGGCGCTGGCCAATATCGTGATGGAGATTTACGCCATGGAGTCCTCGCTGCTGCGCGCACAGAAAGCCGCCGCGGCCAGGGGCGAATCCGCCGCGCAAGCGATGATCGCGGCGGCGCGGGTGTTCATCGCCGACGCCGCGGAACGCGTGGAGCACGAAGCGCGCCGCGCGCTGGCCGCGGTGCACGAAGGCGACATGCTCACCACGCAGATGGCCGTCCTCAAGCGCTTCGCCAAGCGCCCCGCCGTGGATACCATCGCGCTGCGCCGCGTGGTGGCCGCCGCCGTGCAGGCCCAGGACCGCTATCCGTTCGAGGGCAAGTAA
- a CDS encoding potassium channel protein, with amino-acid sequence MSLRNRISLVLILLALVVFSGCAGFHYLEGWPWFDAFYMTLTTMTTVGYGEIHPLSHAGRVFNSFLIVASVIAGGFTIATFTQALLEFEFGKVFGRRRMEREIAKLKGHYIICGAGRVGRTVARELLTRGQSCIFIERDANRAQWAINEKIPVIVGNASSEENLKQAHIDRAQGFVAAVSSDAENLYIVLTARGFRSDLKIIARASEEEATSKLLRAGASQVISPYYFVGHRIAQLLLRPNVLDFIDAAFGTERLDVEISEVEIRPKSALVGKTLADARIREQAGVIILGLKPADGAMLFNPAPDTPIRPNDNLIVIGGDTQIKKLEALASASA; translated from the coding sequence ATGAGCCTCCGCAACCGCATCAGCCTGGTCTTGATTCTCCTCGCTTTGGTGGTCTTCAGCGGCTGCGCCGGCTTCCACTACCTCGAAGGCTGGCCCTGGTTCGACGCCTTCTACATGACCCTGACCACCATGACCACCGTCGGCTACGGTGAGATCCACCCGCTCTCCCATGCCGGCCGGGTCTTCAACAGCTTCCTCATCGTGGCCTCCGTGATTGCCGGCGGCTTCACGATTGCCACCTTCACCCAGGCGTTGCTAGAATTCGAGTTCGGAAAGGTTTTCGGGCGCCGCCGCATGGAACGGGAAATCGCCAAGCTCAAGGGCCACTACATCATCTGCGGCGCCGGGCGCGTGGGGCGCACCGTGGCGCGGGAACTGCTCACCCGCGGGCAGAGCTGCATCTTCATCGAGCGCGATGCCAACCGCGCGCAGTGGGCCATCAACGAAAAGATCCCCGTGATCGTCGGAAACGCTTCCTCGGAAGAAAACCTCAAGCAGGCGCATATCGACCGCGCGCAGGGCTTTGTCGCCGCCGTCAGCTCCGACGCCGAAAATCTCTATATCGTCCTGACCGCGCGCGGCTTCCGCTCCGACCTCAAGATCATCGCCCGGGCCAGCGAAGAAGAAGCCACCTCCAAGCTGCTGCGCGCCGGCGCCTCCCAGGTCATTTCTCCCTACTACTTCGTCGGCCACCGCATCGCCCAGCTTCTGCTGCGCCCCAACGTCCTCGATTTCATAGACGCCGCTTTCGGCACCGAGCGCCTGGACGTGGAAATCAGCGAGGTCGAGATTCGCCCCAAGTCCGCGCTGGTCGGCAAAACCCTCGCCGATGCCCGGATCCGCGAGCAGGCCGGCGTCATCATCCTCGGCTTGAAGCCCGCCGACGGCGCCATGCTCTTCAACCCCGCCCCCGATACCCCCATCCGCCCCAACGACAACCTCATCGTCATCGGCGGCGACACCCAAATCAAGAAACTCGAAGCCCTGGCCAGCGCTTCCGCCTGA
- a CDS encoding NADH-quinone oxidoreductase subunit C: MADDPKEQKPPVSSAGEQPVAPSAAPAPPKSAAPPAPKAPPVGPAPLENDLVQRYRARFGDALREAVEDRKQAILVVERERLAEIARYTRDEEKFDLLSDLTAVDWPKREKRFDVVLNLYSFAHNTRLRLKVQAGADESVASVSGVWATANWLEREVYDMFGIDFAGHPNLKRILLPEEWQGFPLRKDYDILTQDQAWVRENLGIESGQ; encoded by the coding sequence ATGGCCGACGATCCAAAGGAACAAAAACCACCTGTAAGTTCTGCGGGCGAACAACCCGTGGCGCCGAGTGCTGCCCCGGCACCACCCAAATCGGCCGCACCGCCCGCGCCCAAAGCCCCGCCCGTGGGCCCCGCCCCGCTCGAAAATGACCTGGTGCAGCGCTACCGCGCGCGGTTTGGCGATGCCCTTCGCGAAGCCGTGGAAGACCGCAAGCAGGCCATCCTGGTGGTGGAGCGTGAGCGCCTGGCGGAGATCGCCCGCTATACCCGCGACGAAGAAAAATTCGATCTGCTCAGCGACCTGACGGCGGTGGACTGGCCGAAGCGCGAGAAGCGCTTCGACGTGGTGCTGAACCTCTATTCGTTCGCGCACAACACGCGGCTGCGCCTCAAGGTGCAGGCGGGCGCGGATGAAAGCGTGGCCAGCGTGAGCGGGGTGTGGGCCACGGCGAACTGGCTGGAGCGCGAAGTCTATGACATGTTCGGGATCGACTTTGCCGGGCACCCGAACCTCAAGCGTATCCTGCTGCCGGAGGAGTGGCAGGGCTTTCCGCTGCGCAAGGATTACGACATTTTGACGCAGGATCAGGCGTGGGTGCGGGAGAATTTGGGGATTGAGAGCGGGCAGTAG